The following coding sequences lie in one Pseudorasbora parva isolate DD20220531a chromosome 18, ASM2467924v1, whole genome shotgun sequence genomic window:
- the LOC137047092 gene encoding uncharacterized protein: MAQSRGKKMVELALKRKYPENDTHVGIPSKRQQVLPPAETMEWTILDTFLDTTSVDSLYDDITDLDYVPTPTMAQTEVELGDPGEQVQEPQPEPQPEPQPEPQPGPQPDVESRRPPMREPCGAKCRRRCTDHISEERRREIWSQYWEMTYTERRSWMFYSVTPMPTKRITTGPESRRGRSFIYRLQNQKGEPRQVCKMFFLSSLGYHPKNDSLVISMMGKSNTRPLVPSKDQRGRQAAVNKIDVKTLDDHIESFHPCVSHYRREHAPNRRYLPSDITIKMMHSDYLDKGNACSYEAYRKMVKDKKISFAKLGEEQCEDCLEHAEHVNCHTGETESSDCPECLRWNKHKQSALESRQSYQADAERDWPDMTSVRSVDLQKVIMLPRMPGVKSAVFTRRIVAYHETFASVGKKTNKKNTISVLWHEGMAGRSAAEITSAYTTALEKERDVRHTIFWVDNCSAQNKNWCLLSSLVTLVNSDTISQEDITLKFFERGHTFMSADSFHHGVEQQMRSRPGGVVYDFEDFVSVVASSNSRKVDVIKLENANVLDWRDGHSTVKVKKAQAPKLGEMAEIQVRRGSKSLFYKLSHTENEFMELDFLMKKFSLKVPTLLRPQNRGVEEVKKRDILCNLCHLMPPNRRVFWYSLPVSNVLEDEE, translated from the exons ATGGCACAAAGCAGGGGAAAGAAGATGGTCGAACTGGCGTTGAAAAGAAAATACCCGGAGAATG ATACACATGTAGGTATTCCATCAAAGAGGCAGCAAGTCCTGCCCCCCGCTGAAACAATGGAGTGGACCATCCTGGACACTTTCCTGGATACCACCAGCGTGGACAGCTTATATGATGACATTACAGACCTAGATTATGTCCCAACCCCTACGATGGCACAGACTGAAGTGGAACTTGGAGACCCAGGAGAACAAGTGCAAGAGCCCCAGCCAGAGCCCCAGCCAGAGCCCCAGCCAGAGCCACAGCCAGGGCCACAGCCTGATGTTGAATCACGTCGACCACCAATGAGAGAGCCATGTGGTGCCAAATGTCGAAGAAGGTGTACAGACCATATTTCAGAGGAAAGACGGAGGGAGATATGGAGTCAGTACTGGGAGATGACCTACACAGAAAGACGATCATGGATGTTTTACTCAGTTACCCCAATGCCAACCAAAAGAATAACAACCGGCCCAGAAAGTCGCCGTGGCCGCTCATTTATCTACCGCCTGCAAAACCAGAAAGGAGAGCCAAGACAGGTCTGCAAAATGTTTTTCCTGTCATCATTGGGCTACCACCCTAAAAATGACAGTCTCGTTATTTCCATGATGGGGAAGTCGAACACCAGGCCACTGGTTCCATCCAAGGACCAGAGAGGAAGGCAGGCTGCAGTCAACAAGATAGACGTGAAGACCCTTGATGACCACATTGAGTCCTTCCATCCTTGTGTGAGCCATTACAGACGGGAGCATGCCCCAAATCGACGGTACCTGCCAAGTGACATCACAATTAAGATGATGCATTCAGACTACCTGGATAAAGGAAACGCCTGCTCCTATGAAGCATACAGGAAGATggtaaaagacaaaaaaatcagctttgccaaACTTGGGGAGGAGCAATGTGAGGACTGTTTGGAACATGCAGAACATGTGAACTGCCACACAGGGGAGACTGAAAGCTCAGATTGCCCAGAGTGCCTAAGGTGGAACAAACATAAGCAGTCTGCCCTAGAGAGCCGCCAAAGCTACCAGGCAGATGCAGAGAGGGACTGGCCGGACATGACATCAGTTCGGAGTGTGGACCTCCAGAAGGTGATAATGCTGCCACGGATGCCAGGAGTCAAGTCAGCAGTATTTACTCGTCGCATCGTGGCATACCACGAAACATTTGCCtcagtggggaaaaaaacaaacaaaaaaaacaccatcTCTGTATTGTGGCACGAGGGAATGGCTGGGCGAAGTGCCGCGGAAATTACATCAGCATATACAACTGCATTGGAGAAGGAGCGGGATGTACGCCACACCATATTCTGGGTGGACAACTGCAGTGCACAGAATAAGAACTGGTGCCTTCTATCCTCACTTGTCACTCTTGTGAACAGTGACACCATTTCACAGGAGGACATCACACTAAAGTTTTTTGAGAGGGGACACACGTTCATGAGCGCAGACAGTTTCCACCATGGTGTCGAGCAGCAAATGAGGAGCCGTCCAGGTGGTGTGGTCTACGACTTTGAGGactttgtgagtgttgtggcaAGCTCCAACTCCAGGAAGGTGGATGTTATCAAATTGGAGAATGCCAATGTGCTAGATTGGAGGGATGGCCACTCCACCGTCAAGGTCAAGAAAGCGCAAGCACCAAAGCTTGGGGAGATGGCGGAGATACAGGTGCGGCGTGGCTCCAAGAGCCTCTTTTACAAGCTGTCCCATACGGAGAATGAATTTATGGAATTGGACTTCCTCATGAAGAAATTCTCGCTGAAGGTGCCCACTCTTTTGCGACCACAGAATAGAGGGGTTGAGGAGGTCAAGAAGAGAGACATCCTCTGTAATCTTTGTCACCTCATGCCACCAAACAGGAGGGTGTTCTGGTATTCCCTGCCTGTGAGCAATGTTTTGGAGGATGAGGAGTAA